One region of Spirochaetaceae bacterium genomic DNA includes:
- a CDS encoding nitroreductase family protein codes for MSILLTRRSVRKFTTEAVSDDNIRHILRAAMYAPSAVNKQNWQFYVVKRGEKLAELATIWDSKILDKTTMEKEFYTSRSAILRSAAAAILICGVSETELGEGESWPVNCGAATQNLLLAAHELGLGGVWLGVFNLAPRIKEVIEFFNLPANHRPFALCAIGHPAAVPAESKERYDESKVHWIK; via the coding sequence ATGTCTATTTTATTAACAAGGCGCAGCGTACGTAAATTTACTACCGAAGCTGTGAGTGATGATAACATTCGTCATATATTACGCGCCGCTATGTATGCGCCATCGGCGGTAAATAAGCAAAACTGGCAGTTTTATGTGGTAAAACGCGGTGAAAAACTAGCCGAACTAGCAACTATTTGGGACAGCAAAATTTTAGATAAAACCACTATGGAAAAAGAATTTTATACCAGCCGCTCGGCTATCTTGCGTAGTGCGGCGGCGGCTATCTTAATTTGTGGCGTATCAGAGACTGAGTTAGGCGAAGGCGAAAGCTGGCCGGTAAATTGCGGGGCTGCCACACAAAACCTCTTATTAGCTGCTCACGAACTTGGCTTAGGGGGTGTTTGGCTTGGAGTTTTTAACCTAGCGCCTCGCATTAAAGAAGTTATAGAGTTTTTTAACTTGCCGGCTAACCACCGTCCCTTTGCTTTATGCGCCATTGGCCACCCAGCCGCCGTGCCGGCCGAATCAAAGGAACGTTACGATGAAAGCAAAGTGCACTGGATTAAGTAA
- a CDS encoding RsmB/NOP family class I SAM-dependent RNA methyltransferase, giving the protein MAKAVDGAAAFELYYQNLYGNRWPGLKAALLAPKEQTAITLTNPPYYLDKASLQVVKALQIDKDMQVLDMCAAPGGKSLAIAQALQGTGLLMANELQSDRFFRLKRVINNLSENYHQNIKLTKYDATRLNFFINNTHFDRILLDAPCSSEAHVLADNKYLQQWKPSRSKNLAIKQLAMLCSALELCQAGGLIAYSTCALSPTENDEVIEKFLKKRAGRLKVIHIPLVGEATSYGQIILPDNPNTAGQGPMYFCIIKKIISD; this is encoded by the coding sequence ATGGCTAAGGCTGTAGATGGTGCTGCCGCTTTTGAGCTTTACTATCAAAATTTGTATGGCAACCGTTGGCCCGGCTTAAAAGCTGCTCTGTTAGCCCCTAAAGAACAAACAGCCATCACTTTAACTAACCCGCCTTATTACTTAGATAAAGCCAGCCTACAAGTAGTTAAAGCTTTACAAATTGATAAAGATATGCAAGTGCTGGATATGTGTGCGGCACCCGGCGGTAAGAGCCTTGCTATCGCCCAAGCCTTACAGGGTACAGGATTGTTGATGGCCAATGAGCTACAGAGCGATAGGTTTTTTCGCTTAAAACGGGTTATTAATAACCTCTCTGAAAATTATCATCAAAATATTAAACTTACTAAATATGACGCTACACGTTTAAATTTTTTTATTAATAATACCCATTTCGACCGTATTTTATTAGATGCCCCCTGCAGCAGTGAGGCGCATGTACTAGCCGATAATAAATATTTACAGCAATGGAAACCCAGCCGCAGCAAAAACTTAGCTATTAAACAATTAGCAATGTTGTGCTCTGCCCTCGAGTTATGCCAAGCAGGCGGCCTCATCGCCTATAGTACCTGCGCCCTTAGCCCCACTGAAAATGATGAGGTGATAGAAAAATTTTTAAAAAAACGAGCTGGCCGCCTTAAGGTTATTCATATACCTTTGGTTGGTGAGGCTACGAGCTATGGGCAGATTATTTTGCCTGATAACCCTAATACGGCCGGGCAAGGGCCGATGTATTTTTGTATTATAAAGAAAATAATCTCTGATTAA
- the ftsH gene encoding ATP-dependent zinc metalloprotease FtsH has translation MSDNHNNDKDDEKKGDDKNEKNKDFWKNRPNKNDKKGGGVQPTPNPQPFRPSFIVLASILGLVILANSFFGNSNRGSEIAYSDFKALIISGQIRQVRIASPFIYGYALTDSEAAAAASTEAPARPAPFSGDFLGRPRAVTNEVSYRAVLVSDPTLLPLLEEHNVIYRAVVPRNNDFISSLVIMGIFIAIFILVSRSLFKRMGGGANVMNFGQNKNRIVAETDLNTRFNDVAGCDEAKGELVEVVDFLKHPTRYTDIGGKIPKGVLLVGPPGTGKTLLARAVAGEAGVAFFRVSGADFVEMFVGVGAARVRDLFGQARQKAPCIIFIDEMDAIGKSRANNFNSNDEREQTLNQLLVEMDGFDSTTGVIVLSATNRPEILDPALLRAGRFDRQVLVDKPDVKGREAILKIHSKDVKLNDDVDLHKIAEGTPGFVGSDLANVVNEAALLAVRAGRKEVARVDFEEAIEKSALGLAKKSKVMSNFERETTAFHEIGHALASVFTAGTDPLRKITIIPRGMALGVTWSDPVEGRYSKTQDEFIAMIDMALGGRAAEEVVYGRITTGAGGDIQHITDIAKSMIMRYGMSKKFKNVALTRRQGLFLDGGESSPEYSEKTQEYIDDEVSRLIAQRYDRVINLLKKHEALLYTITKEILIKETLSSEEFLAFVKADELGNNELNTVKELEKSNSRILILTDEDEGTVITKAAKIEITLTDEDNKAVDNSPSNTDSDNENNS, from the coding sequence ATGAGCGATAACCATAATAACGATAAAGATGATGAAAAAAAGGGCGACGATAAAAATGAAAAAAATAAAGATTTTTGGAAGAATCGCCCCAATAAAAACGATAAAAAAGGCGGCGGAGTACAGCCCACGCCTAACCCGCAGCCTTTTAGGCCCAGTTTTATTGTTTTAGCTAGTATACTTGGCTTAGTTATACTGGCTAACTCTTTTTTTGGCAATAGTAACAGAGGCAGCGAAATTGCTTACTCCGATTTTAAGGCCTTGATTATAAGCGGCCAAATTAGGCAAGTGCGTATCGCCAGTCCTTTTATTTACGGCTACGCCTTAACCGATAGCGAAGCCGCAGCGGCAGCCAGTACCGAAGCTCCGGCCCGACCGGCTCCTTTTTCCGGCGATTTTTTAGGCCGTCCGCGTGCCGTTACTAACGAAGTATCTTACCGGGCCGTATTGGTAAGCGACCCTACTTTACTACCGTTACTAGAGGAACATAATGTTATTTACCGGGCCGTAGTGCCGCGCAATAACGATTTTATCTCTAGCCTTGTAATTATGGGTATCTTTATTGCCATATTTATTTTAGTATCGCGCTCACTTTTTAAACGTATGGGCGGCGGGGCTAATGTGATGAATTTTGGCCAAAATAAAAACCGTATTGTCGCCGAAACCGACCTTAACACCCGTTTTAATGATGTGGCCGGCTGCGATGAAGCCAAAGGCGAACTGGTCGAGGTAGTCGATTTTTTAAAACACCCCACGCGTTACACCGATATTGGCGGTAAAATCCCTAAAGGGGTGCTTTTAGTTGGGCCGCCGGGGACCGGTAAAACTTTGCTGGCTCGGGCCGTAGCTGGAGAGGCCGGCGTAGCCTTTTTTAGGGTTAGCGGGGCCGATTTTGTGGAAATGTTTGTGGGTGTAGGCGCCGCCCGTGTGCGCGATTTATTTGGCCAAGCCCGTCAAAAAGCCCCCTGTATCATCTTTATCGATGAGATGGACGCTATCGGTAAAAGTCGGGCCAATAACTTTAACAGCAACGATGAACGTGAGCAAACTCTTAACCAACTACTGGTAGAGATGGACGGCTTTGATAGCACTACCGGTGTTATTGTACTTAGCGCCACCAACCGCCCCGAAATCCTCGACCCGGCCCTGCTGCGCGCCGGCCGTTTCGACCGTCAAGTGCTGGTAGACAAACCCGATGTTAAAGGGCGTGAGGCTATCTTAAAAATTCATAGTAAAGATGTTAAATTGAATGATGATGTAGATTTACATAAAATTGCCGAAGGTACGCCGGGTTTTGTCGGTAGCGATTTAGCCAATGTCGTCAACGAAGCGGCCCTGCTAGCCGTACGTGCCGGCCGCAAAGAAGTGGCACGTGTCGATTTTGAAGAGGCCATTGAAAAATCGGCTTTAGGCCTTGCCAAAAAAAGTAAAGTAATGAGCAACTTTGAGCGCGAAACTACTGCCTTTCACGAAATTGGGCACGCTTTAGCCAGCGTTTTTACCGCCGGTACCGACCCGCTGCGTAAAATTACTATTATTCCGCGCGGTATGGCTTTAGGGGTTACTTGGAGCGACCCGGTAGAAGGACGTTACAGCAAAACCCAAGACGAATTTATTGCTATGATTGATATGGCTTTAGGCGGCAGGGCCGCCGAAGAAGTGGTTTATGGACGTATCACCACTGGGGCCGGCGGTGATATACAACACATAACCGATATTGCCAAGAGTATGATTATGCGCTATGGTATGAGTAAAAAATTTAAAAACGTGGCTTTAACCCGCAGGCAGGGCCTCTTTTTAGATGGCGGCGAAAGCAGCCCCGAATATAGCGAAAAAACCCAAGAGTATATCGATGATGAAGTAAGCCGCTTAATTGCCCAGCGTTACGACAGGGTTATTAATTTACTTAAAAAACACGAAGCTTTACTTTACACCATCACTAAAGAAATATTGATTAAAGAAACTCTATCCTCTGAAGAATTTTTAGCGTTTGTAAAAGCCGATGAGTTAGGCAATAACGAACTAAATACCGTAAAAGAGCTGGAGAAAAGCAACAGCCGTATTTTAATATTAACCGATGAAGACGAAGGTACTGTAATTACCAAAGCTGCCAAGATAGAGATTACTTTAACAGATGAAGATAATAAGGCTGTCGATAATTCACCTAGCAATACCGACAGTGATAATGAAAATAATAGTTAA
- a CDS encoding trans-2-enoyl-CoA reductase family protein: protein MIVTPKIMANISLTAHPLGVAHEVTQQIDYIKNQPKLKGPKNALILGCSGGYGLATRIALAYSSGTVTLGASFEREPTDKKIGSVGYYANKAFSAACKADGLSEQTLNCDAFTNEAKEAVITAANQLFKGEKIDLIVYSLASPIRTDPATGITYKSVLKPIGPVYTGKTVDIFTGEVKDVEVVPANQEEIEATTKVMGGEDWQLWLEALNKANLLADNVITVAYSYIGPAITYPIYREGTIGRAKDHLEQSAKAITASLSALNGHAYVSVNKALVTRASSVIPVVPLYLALLFKIMKEKGLHEGCIEQEYRMIDKLYNQPLQLDNEGRLRLDDYEMREDVQAEIDKLWPTITTENLKILGDLEEVRLNFMQLHGFEVPGIDYTQDVDIS from the coding sequence ATGATAGTAACACCAAAGATAATGGCTAATATCTCGCTCACCGCTCACCCGCTGGGAGTAGCTCACGAAGTAACACAACAAATAGATTATATTAAAAACCAGCCCAAACTTAAAGGGCCCAAAAATGCCCTTATTTTAGGTTGCTCCGGCGGTTACGGCCTAGCTACCCGTATTGCCCTAGCCTACAGCAGCGGAACGGTAACTTTAGGTGCCAGTTTTGAGCGTGAACCTACCGATAAAAAGATAGGCAGTGTAGGTTATTACGCCAACAAAGCCTTTAGCGCCGCCTGTAAGGCCGATGGCTTAAGCGAGCAAACCCTTAACTGTGATGCCTTTACAAATGAGGCTAAAGAGGCCGTTATTACTGCTGCTAATCAGCTATTTAAAGGCGAAAAGATTGATTTAATTGTTTACAGCTTAGCCAGCCCCATCCGTACCGACCCAGCAACAGGTATTACCTACAAAAGTGTACTTAAACCGATTGGCCCGGTTTACACCGGCAAAACGGTAGATATTTTTACCGGCGAAGTTAAAGACGTTGAGGTAGTCCCTGCCAACCAAGAAGAGATAGAGGCCACTACCAAAGTAATGGGTGGTGAAGACTGGCAGTTATGGCTTGAAGCTCTTAATAAAGCCAATTTACTAGCGGATAATGTTATAACGGTAGCTTATAGCTACATTGGCCCGGCCATCACTTACCCAATCTACCGCGAGGGTACCATCGGCAGAGCCAAAGACCACCTTGAACAATCTGCTAAAGCCATCACCGCTAGCTTAAGTGCCCTTAATGGCCACGCTTATGTCTCCGTCAATAAAGCGCTGGTTACCCGTGCCTCCAGCGTGATACCGGTGGTGCCGCTTTATTTAGCTTTACTCTTTAAAATAATGAAAGAAAAAGGTTTACACGAAGGTTGTATTGAGCAAGAGTACCGCATGATTGATAAACTTTACAACCAGCCCCTTCAGTTAGATAACGAAGGACGCTTAAGGTTAGACGATTACGAAATGCGTGAAGATGTACAGGCCGAAATAGACAAACTGTGGCCTACCATCACTACCGAAAATCTAAAGATACT